A genomic region of Denticeps clupeoides chromosome 9, fDenClu1.1, whole genome shotgun sequence contains the following coding sequences:
- the nck2a gene encoding cytoplasmic protein NCK2a has protein sequence MTEEVIVVAKWDYAAQQDQELDVQKNERLWLLDDSKTWWRVRNASNRIGYVPSNYLDRKSTSLRKKASLVKNLKDSFGLGRTKRKTSASPIPSSEAEFPSYSSVGGGGTLSTGGDRIYDLSIPAVVKFSYRAEREDELTLEKDARVVVMEKCSDGWWRGSHAGQVGWFPSNYVQVEPIPGESIGLDGRWGGGFLRDSIKGRNHISLLGGGISNGGEELRVLHVVQTLYPFTSQTPEEISFSKAERMEVLEKPEGDPDWWRCRNARGQVGLVPKSYVVVLSDTNPERGSPPGVGASMGHSSTGTFAGKDWYYGAVTRHQAECLLDERGKEGDFLVRDSESSPSDFSISLKTEGKSKHFKVQLSDGQYCIGQRRFNNVDELLKHYKKAPIFTNVDGDKRYLIRALPP, from the exons ATGACTGAGGAAGTGATTGTTGTTGCCAAGTGGGACTATGCAGCTCAGCAGGACCAGGAACTTGACGTGCAGAAAAATGAGCGGCTTTGGTTGCTGGACGACTCAAAAACATGGTGGAGGGTACGGAATGCCTCCAATCGCATCGGGTATGTTCCGTCCAATTACTTGGATCGGAAGAGCACATCATTGCGGAAGAAAGCATCTTTGGTGAAGAACCTGAAAGACAGTTTTG GACTGGGACGGACCAAGAGGAAGACCAGTGCCTCCCCAATACCCAGCAGTGAAGCGGAGTTCCCGTCCTACAGCAGTGTGGGTGGAGGAGGGACACTGAGCACCGGTGGCGATCGCATCTACGACCTCAGCATCCCAGCCGTGGTCAAGTTCTCCTACAGAGCGGAGCGGGAAGATGAGCTCACACTCGAGAAGGATGCCCgggtggtggtgatggagaAGTGCAGCGATGGATGGTGGCGGGGTAGCCATGCTGGCCAGGTGGGCTGGTTCCCCTCCAACTATGTCCAGGTGGAGCCGATTCCTGGAGAAAGCATTGGGCTGGATGGAAGATGGGGTGGTGGATTTCTTCGTGACTCAATTAAAGGCCGTAACCACATCAGCTTGTTGGGTGGTGGTATCTCGAATGGTGGAGAAGAGTTGAGGGTCCTCCATGTAGTTCAGACGCTCTACCCTTTCACCTCACAAACCCCTGAGGAGATCAGCTTCAGTAAGGCTGAGAGGATGGAGGTTCTGGAGAAGCCAGAGGGTGATCCTGACTGGTGGCGCTGTCGAAACGCACGTGGCCAGGTGGGCCTTGTACCCAAGAGCTATGTAGTCGTTCTGAGTGACACCAATCCAGAGAGGGGCTCACCACCTGGGGTCGGGGCATCCATGGGTCACTCAAGCACAGGAACGTTTGCAGGGAAGGACTGGTACTACGGAGCTGTGACGCGGCACCAGGCGGAGTGCTTGCTGGATGAGAGGGGGAAGGAAGGAGACTTCTTGGTTCGCGATAGTGAGTCTTCG CCAAGCGATTTTTCTATTTCCTTGAAAACTGAAGGGAAGAGCAAGCACTTTAAGGTTCAGCTGTCTGACGGGCAGTACTGCATTGGTCAGCGGCGGTTCAACAATGTGGACGAGCTTCTGAAACACTACAAAAAGGCGCCTATCTTCACCAATGTTGATGGAGACAAGCGTTACCTGATCCGAGCCCTGCCACCTTAG
- the ecrg4a gene encoding augurin-A — translation MASLRFYLLLLAITTLTAALHLTDASGKEGLQRLLKKREVPATASGSASAAVVMPSSRAQQFLQSLRRPKRNLWDRNRPDVQQWIQQFMYMGFDEARLETDLAYWKDQSMSTDQGRQHHYDENAALGPRYPTGYRHGANVNYDYY, via the exons ATGGCCTCTCTGCGGTTTTACCTGCTTCTGCTGGCGATCACAACCCTGACTGCAGCGCTGCATCTCACAG ATGCATCCGGTAAAGAGGGCCTGCAGAGGCTCTTAAAGAAGCGAGAAG TGCCGGCAACTGCGAGCGGAAGCGCCTCGGCGGCCGTGGTGATGCCGTCGTCCAGGGCGCAGCAGTTCCTGCAGTCGCTTCGCAGGCCCAAGAGGAACCTGTGGGACCGCAACAGGCCTGATGTTCAGCAGTGGATCCAGCAGTTCATGTACATGGGGTTTGATGAAGCG AGGCTGGAGACTGACCTGGCCTACTGGAAGGACCAGTCAATGTCCACTGACCAGGGACGGCAGCATCACTATGATGAGAACGCTGCCTTAGGTCCACGGTACCCAACTGGCTACAGACACGGCGCCAACGTCAACTACGACTACTACTAA